In Helianthus annuus cultivar XRQ/B chromosome 8, HanXRQr2.0-SUNRISE, whole genome shotgun sequence, a single genomic region encodes these proteins:
- the LOC110870349 gene encoding zinc finger MYM-type protein 1-like encodes MVVVVECGGGRVKLNVDGFTVVYVEIMPPVPKYKHLSGHQKRKRKKLEEEKRNADEVKQNRIHKFFSKETQSSSSNLGDDNVGDDNVGEDNVNATVDEEANVGKDNMNVDVDNMNAGEDNVNPVPDIDIFDPRNWGGLSNDMIKELVMKGPKRDRDVVKGPVDKFGTHFSNTMYTRILSNRETCDREWLVYSKKLDKLYCFCCKVFRTGHPKGGLDDEGYNDWIHASGRLKQHEVGLEHFKNMNEWFELHQRLKCNETIDKSAYEQFRKEKDYWKQVILRIVALVKFLAKYGLAFRGSNEKLYKKGNGNFLGLVEMLEEFDLIMKEHVRRVLNDECHVHFLSHNIQNELIQLLGDKVRTEIIKKVKQAKYYSIILNCTPDTSHQEQMSIIVRYVNFNSSSVTIEESFLGFLVVDDTTGLGLFEVTCKELESLDLDIGDMRGQDYDNGANMRGKNKGVQTRFLEKNPRDFYSTCGCHSLNLALSDMANTITKSKELFGTIQRLYTIFAHSINRWKFLKDNVKGLTLKSLSTTRWESRIDSIKPIRTKLGDVRKALREVRGTDRDAKIISEAKSLEEYELGDFEFLAQIVIWFELLSKVNVASKRLQAKDVVLDVVIDEVDKLIKFFKNYREVGFSKALDESREIANEIGVNAEFRQKRVIYRKKQFDESSSVEEVTFSPEEDFRLKTLDEAKLKECCYRLEDALKYEGESDIDAKELYTELKLITTFLPRHIDNPFDVLDYIFQRSTTYPYGINAYKVLLTIPVTVASAERSFSKLKLLKTYLRSTMSQERLNGLATISIESEILDTMDYKELIESFASKNARRTTLFA; translated from the exons ATGGTTGTTGTGGTGGAGTGTGGTGGCGGGAGAGTGAAGCTGAATGTGGATGGG TTTACTGTTGTTTATGTAGAAATTATGCCTCCCGTTCCTAAATACAAACACCTATCCGGCCATCAAAAACGTAAGAGGAAGAAGCTAGAGGAAGAGAAAAGAAATGCGGATGAAGTAAAACAAAACCGAATACACAAgtttttttcaaaagaaactcAAAGTTCTAGTTCTAACTTGGGTGATGATAATGTGGGTGATGATAATGTAGGTGAAGACAATGTTAATGCTACCGTAGATGAAGAAGCTAATGTGGGCAAAGACAATATGAACGTAGATGTAGACAACATGAACGCAGGTGAAGATAATGTTAATCCCGTTCCGGATATTGATATTTTTGATCCTAGAAATTGGGGTGGGCTTAGTAATGACATGATTAAAGAGTTGGTTATGAAAGGTCCAAAAAGAGATAGGGATGTTGTTAAGGGCCCCGTGGATAAATTTGGAACACATTTTTCTAATACCATGTACACCAGAATTCTATCAAATAGGGAGACGTGCGATAGAGAATGGCTAGTGTATTCAAAAAAACTTGACAAACTCTATTGTTTTTGTTGTAAAGTTTTTAGAACGGGGCATCCGAAAGGTGGGTTGGATGATGAAGGTTATAATGATTGGATACATGCCAGTGGTAGACTTAAACAACATGAAGTTGGTTTAGAACATTTCAAGAATATGAATGAATGGTTTGAATTGCACCAACGGTTGAAATGCAATGAAACAATTGACAAATCGGCATATGAGCAATTTAGAAAAGAAAAAGATTATTGGAAACAAGTCATCTTAAGGATTGTTGCACTTGTGAAGTTTCTTGCAAAATATGGCTTAGCGTTTCGTGGGTCAAATGAGAAGTTGTATAAAAAAGGCAATGGAAACTTTTTGGGTTTGGTTGAGATGTTGGAAGAGTTTGACCTGATTATGAAAGAACATGTGCGCCGAGTTTTGAATGATGAGTGTCATGTACACTTTCTTAGCCACAATATTCAAAACGAGTTGATACAATTATTAGGGGATAAAGTTAGAACCGAAATCATCAAGAAGGTTAAGCAAGCAAAGTATTACTCCATCATCCTCAATTGCACGCCTGATACAAGTCACCAAGAGCAAATGTCCATAATTGTGAGGTATGTGAATTTTAACTCTAGTTCCGTGACCATTGAGGAAtcctttttaggttttttggttgtTGATGATACCACGGGTTTAGGACTTTTTGAAGTAACATGTAAGGAATTAGAGTCGCTAGATCTTGATATTGGTGATATGCGTGGTCAAGACTACGATAATGGGGCAAACATGAGAGGAAAAAACAAAGGAGTTCAAactagatttttagaaaaaaatcctAGAGATTTCTATAGTACTTGTGGTTGTCATAGTCTAAATCTAGCATTGTCTGACATGGCTAACACAATTACTAAGTCTAAGGAACTTTTTGGAACAATACAACGGTTATATACTATCTTTGCCCATTCTATTAATAGGTGGAAATTTTTGAAAGACAATGTTAAAGGATTAACTCTTAAATCATTGTCTACGACTCGTTGGGAAAGTCGTATAGATAGTATTAAGCCTATAAGAACTAAACTTGGAGATGTAAGAAAGGCTTTGCGAGAAGTTAGGGGGACGGATAGAGATGCTAAAATCATAAGTGAAGCTAAATCATTAGAAGAGTATGAACTTGGTGATTTTGAATTTTTGGCACAAATTGTCATTTGGTTTGAATTATTATCAAAGGTGAATGTGGCGAGCAAACGGTTGCAAGCAAAAGATGTTGTCCTTGATGTTGTTATTGATGAAGTAGACAAATTAATTAAATTCTTTAAGAATTATAGAGAAGTGGGGTTCTCTAAGGCACTTGATGAATCTAGAGAAATTGCAAATGAAATAGGTGTAAATGCGGAATTTCGTCAAAAACGTGTGATATATAGGAAAAAACAATTTGATGAATCGTCAAGTGTAGAAGAAGTAACATTTTCACCCGAGGAggattttaga TTGAAGACTCTTGATGAAGCCAAGCTTAAGGAGTGTTGTTATCGCCTTGAAGATGCATTGAAGTATGAAGGAGAATCGGATATTgatgctaaagaattgtataCGGAGTTGAAGTTGATTACTACATTTTTACCGAGACACATTGACAACCCTTTTGACGTTTTAGACTATATCTTCCAACGCAGTACTACTTATCCTTATGGTATAAATGCGTATAAAGTGTTGTTGACAATTCCGGTAACCGTTGCATCAGCGGAAAGAAGTTTCTCaaagttgaagttgttgaagaccTATTTACGTTCTACAATGTCACAAGAAAGGCTAAACGGGTTGGCAACAATATCTATTGAAAGTGAAATATTAGATACTATGGATTACAAGGAGTTGATCGAGAGCTTTGCTTCAAAAAATGCTAGGAGAACCACACTGTTTGCTTAG
- the LOC110870346 gene encoding oligoribonuclease: protein MTTVIDFVKGHVNAYMPSLAGNSVYVDFMFLKKYMPDLASLFSHVLVDISSIKALCCHWFPEDDKKAPKKEKKHGAVLDEIKESITELKYYKEHAFRSPKSKR from the exons ATGACTACA GTTATAGATTTTGTGAAGGGACATGTCAACGCATATATGCCTTCACTTGCAGGAAATTCAGTTTATGTTGATTTTATGTTCTTGAAG AAGTACATGCCCGATCTCGCTAGTCTTTTCTCTCACGTTCTCGTTGATATCAGCAGTATCAAAGCTTTATGTTGCCATTGGTTCCCAGAAG ATGATAAAAAGGCTCCAAAAAAGGAGAAGAAGCATGGAGCCGTACTGGATGAGATCAAAGAAAGCATAACCGAGCTCAAATATTACAAGGAACATGCATTCAGATCACCAAAGTCTAAGAG gtaa